The sequence TTCTGTGGATTCTGTTTAGTCTTCCTCTCATTCTTTACCTTGTCTGAACGCACAATGGCGGGAGGTCTGGGACTGATATTTCTTTCAATAGCCTTGATGTGGGCTGCCTGATGCTGCATTACTATACTGGAACGCCTGGCGTCAATCTCGCAACGGGGACCCCCTCCCCCTATGTACCAGACAACGTATGTGTCTCTAATCGTGACGGTGGGGTATGTAGTGGCTCTACCCCTCTGTTCAGGTTGTCCCTTTGAAAAAGTATCAGTAAACGGACTACTAAGTGTGTGGCTGTCCTCGGTGCAATCGCAATGTCCGAAGCAAGCCAGGACACGACTGGTGAACAGCTTTCGACTGTGGTCAGCGATATTGACGACGACAGTAAGCAACTGATCCGCGAGAAAGCACGGTGCCTGCCCGTGGATGACGACGATAGGGTCATCGACAACACGGACGACATGGTCGACCTGTCGGACGCTGCCATGTCCTCGATGCTGTTCGACGCCGTCGTCGCGGATGTCCACGGGCTTTCTGACAGCACCATCGTCACGGTGGAGTTTCAGAAGGAAGTCGAGTTTCCCAAGGGTGATGGGTGGGTTAGTTTCTCCGTCAGGTTCGAGAAGCCGACCGAGACGGTCGAGACGATGACCGTCGAGGCTTCGCTCTACTAACTGACGGCTGTTTTCCTGATTCTACTGTTTCAACCGTCGCCGTTAGAGTCTTGCTTACCACGGAGTGAATTGAGCGGAATTAGTAGGGCAACTGCTACTGCTTTGAGGCAATCTGCCGCTGAAACAGTATAGAATCTGGTAGGTTCGACCCTCCATTTATAAAAAGCATCCTCGAAACGGGCGGATTCAGACCAAATCTGGCACCACACTCAGAGATAAATTTGTTTAGTTGTGCTACTGGGACTACCGCAGTCGTCTCAGATTGGGGGCACCTCAATAGCGAGGTTCAAGATGGTTTTCACTTTCACCCAACTCTGGTACATTTTATTATTCACAACCCGCAATTCGGCCCTAATGAGCGACGATAGGTATACCCCCTTAATTGATCGACAAAGAGAACCTGAGTCTCGGATTCATGAAGAGCTAACACGCCCTGCGCGAGAACGGCTCGCACAGATCACTGAAAGCCGTGATAAGGATGATAGAGAACGCGCTTTCAAAGAGACGATGAAACTTATCGGACGAACGCCTGTCCTCAAATGTCTCTCAGGAAATACAGGTACTCAATTGAGACTGACGAAGTCCCATCGTGAATTTATTTACAACGGAGAGACAGTCCCTGTGCTCACGTACATTGAACAACTGTATCTCTCATATAACCGATTCAAAAGAAAATCCGCAGATGCAATCCAGTCTGACAGAGGACCTGTGTCTGAATATTCTGTTTTCGAGGAGATTTGGCAGGTTCTTGTCACAGAAGGGTTACTATGGGAAATAGAATGGGCAGATAAGGGAGGTGTGATTCAATTTACTCCCCTGGCGTCTGAGGCGATGGCAGATATGGATTCCAAGATTCAGGCCCTTTCACAGAATGAGCCGTGGGAGGACGCACTTGAAGGGTATAACGCCGCTTTCGAGCGGTATCTAAACGGTGACTTTGACGACACGTTAGTCACCAAGCTGTACAACAGCATAGAGGAGGTGTTACAGACGATCTGTGTAGACTTGGAGGATTGGACAGACGACCGCGACAGGAGCCACGGCTACTATCTTGGCATCCTGAACGAGAAGGACGTGTACAACGCTAATGGTATTACTGCGCCCGAATTGAACGAATTACTCGGGGCGCTTGAAAAGATGGTCAGCAAGGTCGGTAATGATCGAAAACAGCGTCATGCTTATCACGACCGTGCATACTGTACTCTCCTAATCCACCAAGTCGGCGCGTACCTCTATTTCCTGATTAGCCGTTACGAGGATTTCAATAATTAGTATTTAAATCGTTATTCAGGGCCACAACGCCAATCCGACGGCACCTTATACACGCCATCTACCAAGTTCTCTCCCCCCCGAGATCGCGGTGGTGGACATGTCGTGTGCGTGGGTCGGCAGCGGAGGCTATCGTGTGGCCCTTGGCCACCGATAGCCGAGAACCGACCCCGCACCGACTGTCCATTTCATCCTTACACTCAGGTGTTCGCTACGTGAAGAAGTTTCTCCGCTGCTCTGCTTTCCCTGCCTCACTCCGTTGGTCATAATGTGTGTCTAATATATCACCCGCGACATCGACGCGGTCGGAGACTGCCCGCTTGGGGACATCTTGGGAAAGTAAGTCTGTGATCCGTCCACGTCGAATATTGTGAGGCATCGTCGTTGAGGGACATTCATCACGTCCATAGACGCGCCGTTTTTCGCAACTGGCAATGTCCTCGTCGTGGGGACAAACGTTCCGTTGGTAGCACGGCAGCTGTGCGAGATACGCCCAGTTACGTAGCGTGGACTTGTCGGGGCGTCCATGTTCCGTCGTCAGTAGTGGCTCACGGCCATACTCGTCGGTGACGGGGATGCGGTGCAACTGAATGTACTGGTCGATAATCTCCAGTAACTGTTCCGTGACCGCAATGTAGCGTTCCCCGCGTTCTTCGTTTTTCAAGGTCGTCCCTTCGTCGGGGCGATGATGAAGTTCGATCCACTGGTTATCTTCATCAACGTCATCGATATCGAGGCTATGAACTCCTCCGAGACGACACCCAGTCTGCCACAGCAATTCAAAGACGACGTGTGCTTTCTCCCCGTAACGGTTTGCACGGAGTGCATCGAGGGTGTCCTTGGCATCTTCGGAGTCGATGATTTCTTCTCTATACCGTTGCTCACGGTCGACTGTCGGAAGCACCATCCGCTCTGCTAAGGTTGGTTCGACGGCGTCTATCGAGGCGGCAAAGCGAAGAAAAACACGAACCGTACAGAGACGAGTACGGATCGTTAACGGACTCACGCCCTTGGAACCATCCTTCTGTGTATAGTGATCGCGTAGGAAGATACGGTACTCCTGGAGATGTTTCCCACCTAATTGATCCAGCGTCTCAACGCCGTTCTCATCACACCACTCTGCGAACCGTTCAAGGCGACATTTCTGTGACCGATAGGTGCTATCGGCTAATTCGTTCGCACGAGTTTCTAAGTACAGTTCAACTGCGTCCGTCGGGGTGGTCGAGTCGTGTTCGCTCATTGTGGCGGTGATGACGGACATTTGGCACGCACACCCCACCTGTGAGGGAGGGAATCCCCCATCCACGGAGGTTCCCCATTCACAGGGACTCTCCCTGAGTTGGGGAAATCTCAATCCTTCCACGCAAACAACTTCGCCCTGTTGCTCGCGTCCGTCGTGCCGTCGCTGCCCGGGCCGACGCTGGCGCTCGGCGCGGCGATGCTCGCCGCCGGCGTCGTCCACACCTTCCTCGATATCGTGCCCGCGCTCACGCTCGGCGTCCCCGACCCGGCGACGGCGGCGGTCACGCTTCCAGGTCACCGCCTCGTCCTCGACGGCCGCGGACGGGAGGCGCTCCGCCTCTCGGCGCTCGGAAGCGGTCTCGCCGTCGTCGTCGCCCTCGCCGTCGCCCTGCCGATGACGAGCGTCATCGAGACGGTCTACCCCACGCTGCGCCGACGGATGCCGCTCGTTCTCCTCGCCGTCGCCGTCGTCGTGGTGGCCACCGAACCGACCTGGCGGCGACGGATCGCGGCCGCGGCGACGCTGGCGGTCGCCGCTGGCTTCGGCTGGGTGGTGCTCGACCTCGATCCGACCGGTCCCGTGGCCGCGGGGGGCGTCCTGGCGCCGCTTTTCGCCGGCCTGTTCGGCGCGCCGGTGCTCGTCGAAGCCCTGGATGGGGAGGGCGTTCCGCCACAGGCCGACCCGACGGTGACGTTGGACCGACGCACGGTGCTCGGGACGGCGGGCGCGGGGGCCGGCGCGGGCGCACTCGTCGGCTACCTCCCGGGCGTCTCCGCCGCCGTCGGGACGGTGCTCGTGCTTCCGGCAGTGCCGGGACGGGCCGACGCGCGCGGATTTCTCGTCGCCTCGAGCGGCGCCAACACGGCCAATACGGTTTTCGCGCTCTTCGCGCTGCTGGCGCTCGGCACGCCGCGAACCGGGGTGATGGTCGCGATGGATCGGGTGGGTGTGCCCGATGCGACGGGCGTGCTCGTCGGGACGGTGTGTCTCGCGGCGGCGGTCGGGTTCGCGCTCGTGGTGACTATCGGCGACCGTTATCTCCGAACCGTCGGCCGTCTCGATTACACGCGCGTCTCGCTCGTCACGGGCGGTCTGCTGGTCGTCCTCGCGTACCTCTTCGCGGGCGGAGTGGGAATCGCCATCTTCGCGCTGGCGGCCCTGATCGGTCTCGGACCGCCCGTTCTCGGCGTCCGGCGCGTCCACCTGATGGCCGTCCTCGCGCCGGCGGTGATCCGATAGACGAGACGCGTCGCCGGCGCGAACATCGAAAGACAACGATTAAAACCCGCGAGCGGGTTCGTGAGTGTATGAGCCAGACGGAAGGAAAGCAGGAGCGACAGTGTGTCTCCTGTGGGATCAACATCTCCGGGATGAGTGCCGCATCGTTCAAATGCCCGGACTGCGGCCAACAGATCTACCGCTGTGCCAAGTGCCGCAAGCAGAGCAACCTCTACGAATGCCCGGACTGCGGATTCAGGGGGCCGTAAGATGGGGAAAGTCGCTGCCAAGATGAAGGTCATGCCCGAGAGTCCCGATATCGACCTCGATGATCTCCAGGAGAAACTCGAAGCGTCGCTCCCCGAGGGCGCCAAGATCAACGGGTTCGAGCGCGACGAAGTCGCGTTCGGCCTGGTGGCGCTCCTGCCGACCGTGATCGTCCCCGACGACGCGGGCGGTACCGAGGCCGTCGAAGAGGCGTTCACCGGCGTCGGCGGCGTCGAGAGCGTCGCCGTCGAGAACGTCGGCCGTATCTGACGGGCGCGGAACGCACCTTTTATAATCGCCACCGCAGTAAGGCCTGTACGATCATGCCGAGTTCAAATGGGCCGCTGCAGGGGACGCGCGGCAAACTCTCGAACAACCCGCGAGACCGCGGCGCTTCCCCGCCTCAGCGCGCGATTCAGGAGTATGACGACGGCCAGAAAGTGCATCTGAAACTCGACCCCAGCGTCTCCGAGGGTCGGTTCCACCCCCGCTTCAACGGGCACACCGGAACCGTCGTCGGGAAGCAGGGTCGTGCCTTCAAGGTCGAGATCAACGACGGCGGCAAGGACAAGACCCTCATCGTGCGTCCGGCACACCTCAAGGCCCAGCAGTAGTCGCGCGATGACTATCTTCAAGGAGAAACTCGACGAGGAGTACATCACGGTCTCCGAGGTCAAAGAGCGCCTCGAAGAGGTTGAGGCCGAACGCGCGGCCGACCCGGATCGCGAGATGCGCTACGAACTCGCGCGGGCCATCGAACACGCCAACACGTTCGCCGTGCTCGGTGCCGAGGAGTCCCGAGAGTTAGTCGAAGACCTGCTCGACCTCGAACAGGTCGACGAGAAGGCCGCGTTCAAGATCGCGGATCTGCTCCCACAGGACCGAGACGAGCTCCGGACGGTGTTCGCCCACGGTCGCTACTCGCTCGACGGCGAGGAACTCGACGAGATTCTGAACGTCGTCGCGAAGTACGCGTAGTACGGTTTATTGTCAGTCAGTACCGGAGAATCGCCGACCCGTCTTGGCGACTCACCGGAAGGCGGTTACAATAATCCGTATAAGTCGGGCCCCCGACACGGCTCGCACGACTTTTTCGTCGGCCGCCTCGACGCCGCCAGCGACGCTTCGGGACCCGCGGCACTCATTACGGTGGCCCCGTGAACGGAGGGTATGATCGCTGTCCCGGACGCCGCCACCCTCTCGCGGCTGGCGGTGGCACTCGCCGTTCTTGCTGCGGCCGTCGCCGTCGTCGTCCTTGACCGTCCCCGCGGGCGGTGGGGTGCGCAGTTGCGGTCGCGGTTCGTCCTCGGCGTACCCTGGGGGACGCTCGTTTCCGTCGGGGGCGTCCTCGCCGTGTACCTGTTCGTCCAGGGCGGGTGGCACCACTGGAACGCGCCGGTGACCATCCCCTTCCGGGCGTGGTCGTACTTCTCCCCGCTAGGGATGGTGACGGCGGCGTTCGCTCACTCCGGATCGGGGCATCTCGTCGGAAACCTCGTCGGGACGCTCGCGCTGGCGCCCCTGGCGGAGTACGCGTGGGGACATTTCCCCCGCGAGCGCGGTACCCAGACGTTCACCTCGCCGCTGACGAACCCCTACGTTCGCGGGTTCGTGGCGTTTCCCGCCGCCGTGCTCGCCGTCGGGCTGTTCACCGCGGTGGTCGCGATCGGGCCGGTGATCGGCTTCTCGGGCGTCGTCTTCGCGTTCGCCGGGTTCGCCCTCGTGCGCTATCCGATCGCGACGGTGATCGCCATCGCCGTCAGCGACGCGCTCCGGACGCTCTACGGCGCGCTCCGGCAACCCATCGTCTCCGCGAGCGCGGGCCCCTCGTACTCGTCGCCGTGGTGGGCGGACATCGCCATCCAGGGGCACGCGATCGGCCTACTCGCCGGCGTCCTCCTCGGGGTATGGCTCGCTCGTGTCCGCGGCGACGACCGCCCCTCCGCGGTGCGGGTCGCGGTCGGCGTGACGCTGTTCGGCATCGCGCAGTCGCTGTGGGCGGTCTACTGGTATCGCGGGAGCGAGACGTACGTGCTCTTTCGTGCGGGCGGTCTCGCACTGGTGGTGGCTCTCGCCGTCCTCGTCGCGTCGACTGTCGCCGCGTCGGATCGGCCGCTCATGCCCGTCGACGACGCCGTGGCGTCCCTTCGGTCGGTCCCCCGGTGGCGCGTCGGCGCGACGGTGCTCCTCCTCTGTACGGCGGCCATCGGCGGCCCGGCCGTGCCCGTCAACCTGATGACGGCCGCCGAGGGCGACCTGCCCGGCGACGGACGACCGATTTCGGTGCAGGGGTACGAGGTGACCTACGCCGAGAACGTCGAGAACGGCATGGTGTCGGTCATCGATGTCGAGGCGTTCGGCGAGACGACCAGCGTCAACACCTCGGGGGTGATCGTCCGGAACCGCGACCGGGGCATCTGGATGACCGCGGTGTCGAAAGGCCGACTCGCCTTCACGGGATCGACGACCGTCCGCGTCGGCGGCGTCGGCTGGCGGGAGTCGGTCCGCGTCCAGCGACAGGGCTGGAGCGCCGTCGGCGGCGGCACGGCATACCGGGTTCGGCTCTCGTACGGCGACCAGCGGGTGACGGCGTACACCTCACCACCCGCGCGTGCCGATCCCGTGGTGGCCGGGCGGAACATCTCCCTCGAAGCCACGTCCGACGCGTTCCGCGTCAACGTCTCCACGACGAACCGTTCGGCCACCGTGTCGGTTCCCGAGCGCAACCAGACGGTGTCCGTCGGCGGACTGGAGATCACCAACGTCGAGGGGTCCCTCTACGCCATCGACGGGGGAACACGGGTACGGGTCGCCACGACCGAACGTTACGACTGATCCCACTCGATGCGGTACACTTCGGTGTCGATCTCGTGGCGATCGGCGGCGTGGTGATCGAACTGTCGTTCGAGATCGAACTCCGCGGCGAAGGCGTGGGTCACCTCGCCGTCGTTGTCGGCGGCGAAGGACTCGACGAACTCCTGGCTCCCGGCGTTGTGCACGGAGTACGACACGTCGGCCACGTCGGCGGCCGTCGCAAGAAACGCGCGATCGGCGTGTTCGTTGCCGGCCTGTGCCCCGAATGGAGGGTTCATCACGACCGTCGTCGGCCCGTCGGGGCATAGCGGGAGACGCGTCGCGTCGGCCTGGACCCAGTGGATCGGGGTCCGGGTGCCCACCCGTCGCTGGTTCTCGCGGGCGATCCGGAGCGCGCTCCGGTCGATTTCGACGCCGACGACCCGATCGGGGCCTCGGAGAGCCGCCCCGAGGGCGAACATGCCGGTGCCGGCGCCGAGATCGAGGACCGTTCGTCCCTCGATGTCGCCGTTCAGATCGGCGACGTGGACGACGTGCGCCGCCAACTCCGGCGGCGTCGGATACTGTTCGAGGGCCGCCTGTGGGTTCTCGAACCCGGCGACGACGGCCAACTGCCCCGCGAGGCCGGCTTTGGTCGCCATCAGCAACTCACCGCCTCGACCCACGGCGTCCGTCCACGCGCCGCCTCGTCGCAGGACCGTGTGGGTGTCATATGCGTCGTGACATATTCTTTGGTTATACTAAAGTCTTTGTGAATGTTCAACAGTAATCACTCGGCTCACGCTGCACACGACCAGACGCCGCGCCCGTTCGCTCGGGCCGTGCGTTCGAGCGACGCGTAGCGGTCGCGCTCCTGGAACGACGAGTCGTAGAGGCGGGCGTGGCCGCGTTCGAGCAGCGCCGCGTTGAACTGCTCGCCGTCGATGACGACGTACGCGAGCAGTCGCCCGTAGCCACCGCGTCGGTCCGCGAGGGGGTCGAATCGGAGCGTGACCTGCTCTCCGGCGAGCGTCTCGACGGCGAACTCGCTCGCGCGCTCACCCTGACGTCGCAGGCAGTCGCGTCCCGCTTCCGTGTCGGGGACGCCTTCGAACTCCGCGGGGGCGTTCTCGGCCTGGACCTCCGGGGTGTCGACGCCGAGCAGTCGTATCGTGTCCGTCGATCCGTTCGCGAGGCGCACGTCGACGGTGTCGCCGTCGACTACGTCTATCACGCGAGCGGTCGTTTCGCTGGCGGTCGCCGTCGACTGCGCGCCGTCGGGTGCGGGCGGCGAATCCGGGATGCCGCCACACCCGGCGGTCACCAGCAGGCACAGCGAGAGGAGGGCGACCCATCGGCGCACGTCTCCGTCATCGGTCCGGTGGCGGATAAACGCCGCGGGCACTCACATCTCCTCGAGCGTGTCGATGCCGAGGAGGCCGAGACCGTTCTCGAACACCTGTTTCGTGGCCTCTGTGAGGACGAGGCGTTCGTCGGCGGCCGACTCCGAATCAAGCACCCGGTTCTTGTGATAGAAGGAGTTGAACACGTGCGCTAGGTCGAGGAGGTAGCGCGCGAGCGGTGCGGCGTCGTACCGCTCCTCGCACTGGTCGAGGACGAGCGGATAGCGACCGAGATGGTAGATCAGGTCGTGGTCCGTGGCGTTGAATGCCGCGGGGTCGATGGTCTCTACGTCCGGGATTCCCGGCGCCGAATCGAGGATGCTGTACGCTCGGGTCGTCGCGTACTGGACGTACGGTCCCGTATCGCCTTCGAGCGAGACGGCTTCGTCGATATCGAACGTGATGTCCTTCCCGCGATTCGAGGCTACCATCCCGTATTTGACCGTCGCGAGCGCGATCTTGCGCGCGATGGCCTCGACTTCCCCCTCGTCGACGTTCCGCCCCTTCTCCTCGA comes from Haloplanus sp. XH21 and encodes:
- a CDS encoding tyrosine-type recombinase/integrase, whose protein sequence is MSVITATMSEHDSTTPTDAVELYLETRANELADSTYRSQKCRLERFAEWCDENGVETLDQLGGKHLQEYRIFLRDHYTQKDGSKGVSPLTIRTRLCTVRVFLRFAASIDAVEPTLAERMVLPTVDREQRYREEIIDSEDAKDTLDALRANRYGEKAHVVFELLWQTGCRLGGVHSLDIDDVDEDNQWIELHHRPDEGTTLKNEERGERYIAVTEQLLEIIDQYIQLHRIPVTDEYGREPLLTTEHGRPDKSTLRNWAYLAQLPCYQRNVCPHDEDIASCEKRRVYGRDECPSTTMPHNIRRGRITDLLSQDVPKRAVSDRVDVAGDILDTHYDQRSEAGKAEQRRNFFT
- a CDS encoding tripartite tricarboxylate transporter permease → MGKSQSFHANNFALLLASVVPSLPGPTLALGAAMLAAGVVHTFLDIVPALTLGVPDPATAAVTLPGHRLVLDGRGREALRLSALGSGLAVVVALAVALPMTSVIETVYPTLRRRMPLVLLAVAVVVVATEPTWRRRIAAAATLAVAAGFGWVVLDLDPTGPVAAGGVLAPLFAGLFGAPVLVEALDGEGVPPQADPTVTLDRRTVLGTAGAGAGAGALVGYLPGVSAAVGTVLVLPAVPGRADARGFLVASSGANTANTVFALFALLALGTPRTGVMVAMDRVGVPDATGVLVGTVCLAAAVGFALVVTIGDRYLRTVGRLDYTRVSLVTGGLLVVLAYLFAGGVGIAIFALAALIGLGPPVLGVRRVHLMAVLAPAVIR
- a CDS encoding HVO_2753 family zinc finger protein, with the protein product MSQTEGKQERQCVSCGINISGMSAASFKCPDCGQQIYRCAKCRKQSNLYECPDCGFRGP
- a CDS encoding elongation factor 1-beta, producing the protein MGKVAAKMKVMPESPDIDLDDLQEKLEASLPEGAKINGFERDEVAFGLVALLPTVIVPDDAGGTEAVEEAFTGVGGVESVAVENVGRI
- a CDS encoding 50S ribosomal protein L21e → MPSSNGPLQGTRGKLSNNPRDRGASPPQRAIQEYDDGQKVHLKLDPSVSEGRFHPRFNGHTGTVVGKQGRAFKVEINDGGKDKTLIVRPAHLKAQQ
- a CDS encoding RNA polymerase Rpb4 family protein gives rise to the protein MTIFKEKLDEEYITVSEVKERLEEVEAERAADPDREMRYELARAIEHANTFAVLGAEESRELVEDLLDLEQVDEKAAFKIADLLPQDRDELRTVFAHGRYSLDGEELDEILNVVAKYA
- a CDS encoding rhomboid family intramembrane serine protease — protein: MIAVPDAATLSRLAVALAVLAAAVAVVVLDRPRGRWGAQLRSRFVLGVPWGTLVSVGGVLAVYLFVQGGWHHWNAPVTIPFRAWSYFSPLGMVTAAFAHSGSGHLVGNLVGTLALAPLAEYAWGHFPRERGTQTFTSPLTNPYVRGFVAFPAAVLAVGLFTAVVAIGPVIGFSGVVFAFAGFALVRYPIATVIAIAVSDALRTLYGALRQPIVSASAGPSYSSPWWADIAIQGHAIGLLAGVLLGVWLARVRGDDRPSAVRVAVGVTLFGIAQSLWAVYWYRGSETYVLFRAGGLALVVALAVLVASTVAASDRPLMPVDDAVASLRSVPRWRVGATVLLLCTAAIGGPAVPVNLMTAAEGDLPGDGRPISVQGYEVTYAENVENGMVSVIDVEAFGETTSVNTSGVIVRNRDRGIWMTAVSKGRLAFTGSTTVRVGGVGWRESVRVQRQGWSAVGGGTAYRVRLSYGDQRVTAYTSPPARADPVVAGRNISLEATSDAFRVNVSTTNRSATVSVPERNQTVSVGGLEITNVEGSLYAIDGGTRVRVATTERYD
- a CDS encoding METTL5 family protein, translating into MATKAGLAGQLAVVAGFENPQAALEQYPTPPELAAHVVHVADLNGDIEGRTVLDLGAGTGMFALGAALRGPDRVVGVEIDRSALRIARENQRRVGTRTPIHWVQADATRLPLCPDGPTTVVMNPPFGAQAGNEHADRAFLATAADVADVSYSVHNAGSQEFVESFAADNDGEVTHAFAAEFDLERQFDHHAADRHEIDTEVYRIEWDQS
- a CDS encoding thermonuclease family protein produces the protein MRRWVALLSLCLLVTAGCGGIPDSPPAPDGAQSTATASETTARVIDVVDGDTVDVRLANGSTDTIRLLGVDTPEVQAENAPAEFEGVPDTEAGRDCLRRQGERASEFAVETLAGEQVTLRFDPLADRRGGYGRLLAYVVIDGEQFNAALLERGHARLYDSSFQERDRYASLERTARANGRGVWSCAA